GAACCTGGAGGCCGTGGAAACCCTCGGCTCCACCTCCATCATCTGCTCCGACAAGACAGGCACCCTCACCCAGAACAGGATGACTGTTGCCCACCTCTGGTTTGACAACCAGATCTACTCGGCCGACACCAGTGAAGATCAAACAagtaaatgggaaaatgggggtgTGGGAAGGGGCAGATACCGGGATCCATCCTAGGATGCTCACTTTTGGTGGCTCAATCAGACAAATCTTCCTTCTACACATGGAAATCCCTCCCTAGCCATGTGGAGATGtgaaaagaagaattaataTTGAATTCCACTCACAGGAAGTAAACCTGAAGGAGATTCTACTCCAGAACCTTTTGCCAAGAGTACATTTAGCAGGGAATTAAGCAAACACAAATCATCCAAACCCCTTTGCCAGCACTGCTAGAGGGAAAAGTtatatcatttttttttccataaaggGAGCAgtcaaaagaagaatttttttctgcaaataagTCAGTTCTGTTTTTTCACTGTTAAGATTTTACTTGTGTCATGCAACGTGCTAAAGGATGCAATGTGTGCTTTGCTTCTCTCAGCCCAGCCCTTTGATCAAAGTTCCCCCTCATGGACAGCATTATCAAAAATTGTCACCCTCTGCAACCGGGCGGAATTCCGGCCAGGACAGGAAAATCTCCCCATCATGAAGGTACTGCTGACTTCACACCagcttctttcccttcctctgaaaaagccattttctctGTTTGGCTTTAGCAATCTCCATTTTACCGTGCCAGCCTCCTAAGTTCCTACTGACAGTGGTTTTACTGCTGCACACTCACAAAATTTAACACAGGATAAAAACCCCACATAGTCAAGAGCATAGAAATGCAGATTATCCTGAATTGGAGGAGATCcacaatcccagctcctggccctgcacaggacagccccaaaaaCCCCTGTGCATTGTCCAAACCCTGTGCCTGCCAGGACAAGGGCAAGACAACTAGCAGGAACAGCAATTACTGCACTGTTAATTTATTACAGCAAAGGTAAACATACCTTAATTGATGCTTTTCCACATGACTGCTTGGAGGTAGTAAATTCTACTGACTGGACTACCAGGACAAACCTGCTGTTTACTCATCAACACCATCTCCAAATTAATTTGGGTTTGTGCCTCAGCTCACCTGTAGTGACCTGAGTGTGACcccaaacagcagcaaatgCTCTTTGCCTGTGTTTGCTGTGGCTCAGCTCTAACTCTAAGAGTAAAGCAGACATCCCcaaattctattttaatatttttccaggaTCACTTGAACATAAAAATGTAGATTCCTTGTTATTGAAGTGTGCGGCAAGTCATGGAATTGTggaaacagaaaagtaaaatgttttcttcctttgtgcCCACAGAGGGTCGTGGCTGGAGATGCCTCTgagacagctctgctgaaatTCTCTGAGGTCATTCTGGGGGACGTGATGAGCATTAGAGCACAGAACAAGAAAGTGGCTGAAATCCCTTTCAACTCTACCAACAAATTCCAggtgtgtttaattttttttttttttttggaaatcgTGCCAGATTGTTTCTATCACTGGGCCTGATGCAACAATGGGTGACCTGGAAGCCTTAATGGGGTAACAACTGAGGAAATTCTGGAAATTAATGGAAGCCTTAATGGGGTAACAACAGAGGAAAATCTGGAAATTAATGGAAGCCTTAATGGGGTAACAACAGAGGAAATTCTGGAAATTAATGGAAGCCTTAATGGGGTAAGAACAGAGGAAATTCAAGTTATAATAGATACAGTTCATTCCATTTGATGGAAATCAtgatttcttcatggaaaagaaCATTAATCCCATGGAAAACTAGAAGCAAATGAGCACAATTTGAGCTCTTCCAACCCATCTCCTGTTTGTGGCACAGCTCTCCATCCACGAGACCGACGACCCCCAGGACAAACGCTTCCTGCTGGTGATGAAAGGTGCCCCGGAGAGGATTTTGGAGAGGTGCAGCACCATCATGATCAACGGCAAGGAAGAGCCTCTGGACAGCGAGAAGGCAGAAGCTTTCCAGACAGCCTACATGGAGCTGGGGGGCATGGGGGAGAGAGTGCTGGGTGAGTGCCTGGGAAAACAgggtaaaaaatgaaaatggggTAAAATCCAGCTTAAAACCTGTGAAATGGTGTTTAAAGTCTTGGCACATCCAGCATGCCTGGAGAAATGGTTAAATCCCGAAGTTCCATGGGCAAGAGCAAAGcctctcctctttctcccaCATTGTCCTGCCCATCACACCAACCTAAAAATCTTTTCAGGTTTCTGCCACTTGTACCTGCCTGAGAAGGAGTTTCCGGAGACCTTCCAGTTTGACACAGATTCCATGAACTTCCCGAGCTCCAACCTGTGCTTTGTGGGGCTCCTGTCCATGATTGACCCACCTCGTTCCACGGTGCCTGACGCTGTCTCCAAGTGCCGCAGTGCTGGCATCAAGGTAAggattttacagagaaaaaccacAGTGGGTCCACTACAGAAAGATTCATTATGATTATTTTAGGtattatttaaagtatttaaaatttaagatCTTCTGCCACATCGTCGCTAATTATCTTTCTAGCAACAACTAccaaaaaatattaactttagTTAAGACCGCCCTATAATTTCAATTTAGAAAGTCCCCAGagacaaaacattttcatttaagtgGGAATCGGACTATGGGAACTGCACAAAACCCTCAAACCTGGAAATCCAAATTTGCAAAAGCTCAGAGACTCTCTCATCAGATCCATTCCTAGAATACAGAACCCACACCAGCTGGAATTACTTGCTGGGAAACAGAGTAAGGTGATAGAAACAATTCTAGAGAAGGCATCAGGATACTGCTGTGAACATTTTTCCAAAGGAATCACTAATCTCAACATTATTCAAGTGGAACCTGAAGCAGTAATTCCCCTCATTTCACTCCCTGGGGACCCACAAGTAAACTTTCAGCCCTAAGCAGAGGTGAAATCTATCTAAatcaaggaaaataatatttgaaattacaGATCCCAGATGAGATGaatcccaaaccccaacccTGATGAATTTTTCCATAGCCTGAAGACAGATCTGGCaaattttcttcaagaaaagcaagaaaaggcTGTGCCTTATCTGTCAGGACACCTCAGTCACAAGGATCCATTTTAAGATGCAATATTCTAACAAACCCTCCCCACTGAACATACCTAATATAGATCCTTATATAAGGGCTTCTTTATTCTGCATTATTCTAATCTGGCTGCTTGTGACGAGTTCTTCCTTCAGAGCCCTGataaagcagctcagaaagaGAGGCAGAGCCCAGATGTTGATACAGAGCTGGGCAATTACCGCCCCTAATCTGCCCTTGCTGTGTACACAGCGCTGCTCTGATCCCAAAGTGCTTCCTGCTCCTCAAAACCGGACATTGCCCCTTACCTCCCGCCACCGTTTGGCCATTTGGCACTCACTTGTCCCTTGCTCAGGTCATTATGGTCACTGGCGACCATCCCATCACGGCCAAGGCCATCGCCAAGAGCGTGGGCATCATTTCAGCCACCAGCGAGACCGTGGAGGACATTGCCAAGCGCCTCAACATCCCCGTGGAGCAGGTCAACAGGAGGTgagagccagcagagcctggcagcacccagggcttcatttccctgctccctcctcagTGTTTTTATTCTACATCCCcgctgctttctgctttttttgtgaCACATTCCCACTCTTGAGTCATCTCCACCTAAATGTGTCCACTCAGTGGTTTTCATCTTTGTTGCCCGTGAAGAAAATCTGGCGAATTATACTGTGCAGATCATGTGGAAGTCACTGTCACTGCCTGTTTGactaaacacacacacacacagagcaaaattCAGCACCACACGACCCAGTTTGGACCATCAGCCCAAATTCCTGCTTCACTctttaaatggggaaaaaataacatcaCAAGGGAAGGATAAAAGCTCTTTGCAGAAGTGATgtcttcccctgctcctcccagtgAGAGGCCTCttcaaaatccattttctgaagctttaaTGAGACCCCTCTGTATCCAGAGGCGACTGTGATCCACTCTGGATTTCTGCCTTTCATTCAGCTCCTGCTGATTAACAACAAACGCCTCTGCAATTAACTCAGTGTGCCGCTTTCCTGCCATCCAGCTGCACGCCCATCCATTTTCAACCTTCCAGTCTGAACCCCCCCCTCCGCCTTGCCCGTGGCTCTTGCAGGGAAGCCACGGCAGCCGTGGTGAACGGGATGGAGCTGAAGGACATGAGCTCGGAGCAGCTGGACGCGATCCTGCGCGAGCACTCCGAGATCGTCTTCGCGCGCACCTCGCCCCAGCAGAAGCTGATCATCGTGGAGGGCTGTCAGAGGCAGGTGAGGCAGGCGTGGCAAAGGTCCCACACAGAcaccagcccagggctgagAGGCTGGGAGCcaattcccagtgctccctaAGCTCTGTTTATGCTCTTTTCCCCCGTGCCAGAACATTATCTAACAGATTGCCACAAACGCTGCCTGGACTCAATCCAAGGCGCTCAAATtcctgctgcagacacagctcctGGTGACAAAATGAGCTTTCCCTGGGTTTGGAGCTGTAGCCAGAGCATGGATTGTCCCCGTCACTCTGAGAAGCACAAAAAGCCTCCTGTGCCCTGTCTGGGAAGGTGAATTCCCTCAGGAATTCTTTAAACCCAGATAAAAGCAATGCTGCTGCCACATCCTCTCCTCTTATCTCTTGTGGCCACTCAGAGCCATGTCCTCCTGCCCACAGGAATGTTTGGGAGTGGAACAGGTTattggcagtgctggctgaaCAGGTGAACTCacagctcttttccagcctagaTTATTTGTGATTCTGAGGTATGAACTCCACAGAACTCCAGAGCATGATTTATGTACCACCAAGTCTTATCTGTGTTACTTCCCAGGGCTGTAAATCAGGCAGCAGGACTTAAAGAGAGTTTGTCCCATCCATGGGCAATATTATGTAAAGCAGCCTGGagtgcagccagcacaggagaaaaaaaaaaaaaaaaaaaaaaaaaattacagagctctagaaaagatgaaaattgcCATCAAAAGACTCTCCACTCAAAAATGACATCTTCCAAGTAGATTTTGTGAATTAAAGCCACACTAGTGCTGTGCCTGGACTTTGTAGAGAAAAAGATGTGTCACaagatattattttatttttgcagtcgTGCCAGCACTGAGCTTCCCAATCAGCATTATCAGCTCTTTGGGTTTAAGCCTGGAGGGCTCTCCAGAGAGtaaaaaagagataaaacttTTCAATTTGATGcgttttttattttttgaatggTCTCTGTTAGGCACACGGTGGGTAAACGTGTTCTGCACTGCTCAGACTCCCACACTCCTGGCAGATTTGGCTCTTCAGGGATGAAAAGGAACACCCTCCCCCAGCCAGTCTCCAGCTATGTTTAGTACTTAGAGCTTATAAGCCTTTCTGTACATGGCATTATTTATAGGTAGTGACACTGTGCTCAATCCCCCCAGGGACAGGAAATTCAGCATTTTATTCATCAGTTTGCCAGGCTTTGCCCCCACTCTGAACACCCTGCCTTGAACCAAGCCAGAAACTTCTGCAtcagccagagcagagcctggagctgcaggagatgttcagaaagagaacaaagaagCTGAGTTGGATAATCAGAGCTTTCCATCTTTTGGATTAGTAGAGAAATTCTAGCACAGACTGAGGCTGGCCAGAAGCTGTGGGGATAGGATGAGGATGGGCTCTAACTCAACAGTTACATAATTTGTGAATCAGATGAAGCCTGGCTGTTTCTGTagcacttcattaaaaaaaaaaaaaacaggacatTTTGTGTTAATCAAACCTCCCCCAGATGTCAGAGGAGAACCTGGCTCTGCTCAGACAGGGATGGAACACGTACATAGAGCAGACATCCAAATCTTAAATCCTCTTTATACCAAACCATCAGATtaattgcatttgaaatgcaTCTAATTGAGATGTCCACTCTTCAGGACATCCCTGAATTTTCCAGGTCTCTACTGTAAAGGGAAGCACACAAAACTCTGAGGTTTCTCTCCTAGCCCTGCCCACCACCCTCCTGATCCCTGGCTGTGTTTGGCACAGGGAGGATTCACAACTTCCTATCAGCATTTTCCTGTTAGAAATGTAAGGATTGATGATGGCAGGACTCACCTCTCCTCCCAAACCCACACGTGGATGCTTTTGTGTGTTCCAGGGAGCTGTGGTTGCCGTGACTGGAGATGGAGTCAATGACTCCCCTGCCCTAAAAAAAGCAGATATTGGGATTGCTATGGGGATTGCTGGCTCCGATGCAGCCAAAAATGCAGCTGATATGGTCCTGCTGGATGATAACTTTGCTTCCATTGTCACAGGAGTGGAGGAAGGTAAAGATAATGTTGTTTCCCACTTGTTGAGCTggaagctgctggcagggctccctgatccttccctcctctcttctctttctggaTTTGTGGATTTGATAtttgggaaagctgggaatgaATTCTATTTCTACTCATGACAATCAGAGAATAAGGAAATTATCTCCTTGTCTCACACATAATAAAGATTTGCTGTCTCTATTTGATCAAGCTTCAGATAAAAGCACTTCCTGACTCGTTCCAATGCAGTCTCAAGCTTCACAaagttataaattattttctccatattttccCTCTATTATTTTCTCACGCATCACCTTCACTGTTCTCCACCTAAGACAGGAGCACTCATCCCACACTGTGAAGAGCTTGTGGTTTCCATCACAACCACAGCGTTTTGGTCAATGGGACTGTCCCCCTCAAACTGCCTcatcaaaagaaatgttttattacaCTTGAGTTTTCAGAAGGCTCTAAGGGAGGGGAGcttgaaaaaacccaacaaaaccaaattacaAAATGCATGAGGAAGCACATGAGGAAAGTAGAAATAAGCAGTAAATGTTTCCGCCTCATTTAGTTAAATTTGaactttttcttccctgataAAAATTCCCTTTGACAGAAGAATTTTCTCTTCCCCCAGGCCGCCTGATCTTTGACAACCTGAAGAAAACCATTGCCTACACCCTGACCAAGAAcattgctgagctctgcccctTCCTCATCTACATCATTGCCAGCATCCCAATGCCCATTGGCACCATCACCATCCTCTTCATCGACCTGGGCACGGACATCGTGAGTTGGGAGCTTCAAAGTCATTTCCTGCTGGAATATCCTgccagggagaggggctgggcgTGGAGGCACATCCAGGACGAAATCCAGGGGATTTTGTGGCTTTATCCTACAGCTGAGAAAGGCAGCGGAAAAAAGGGATTAaaagcagccaggcagagggaAAGAAGAGTAGAAAACAAGAACAACCTGCGAGGGGGGAGCAGAAAGCAAAGACATCTGATGCAGGCTAAAATCAGCAGTGAACAATTATATATAATGTTAATacaataatataattatatatataattataataacaatataatataatataaattacaatacaatataatatataacatatattataaatacaatataaatattataaatacaaTATAAATACAATATAAATACAATATAAATATTGTGTTTTAATCAAGAGATCAGAGGGATTTCTGCAGTTACGCCTCACATtgcatccagcccagcccaaggGACCTGGAACACcctttaattttaatattcaaTTATTGTTAACCTCCTCCAGCCTTTTGTATTGATCACCAGATCCATGCAAGTTTCAGACTTCCCCCAAACCCTTTACACATTAAtaggaatgaatgaatgaatgaatagGAATGAATTAATTATTAGGAATCCACACAGatcctcctctcctttcctccagtCCTGCCAACATTCAGCAGAACTTGGGAGCTGCAAATTGCTGCTAAACCCCCGGGAATCAGGGAAATGCGGCCCCCCAGCCCCTGAGGGTTTGTTTCTCTTGCAGATCCCCTCGGTGGCATTGGCTTACGAGAAAGCTGAGAGTGACATCATGAACAGGAGACCTCGGAACAAGAGGAAAGACCGGCTGGTGAACCAGCAGCTGGCTGTGTACTCCTACCTGCAGATTGGTGGGTTGGCCTCCCAAACACTCTCTTGTGTCACCAAAGCAAGACTCGGGCtgattcatttaaaaaaacctctaaatTTAGGAGATGAAACTCAACCCCTTCCTCTGCAAACTCACCAGCCCCCTCCTGTTGCTCGTTATTCAGCAATAAAATGAGGTTTTATCTAGAGAGGGCAAGAAATTCACAGCACCAAAACTCTCAAATTACCTTTAGCATGTTTCAGGCATCCAGCACATCCCCCAGTGCTCcttaattttggtttttcctCATTCCTGCCCCTTTGTTTCTGCAGGAATCATGCAGTCGGTGGGGGCCTTTGTCACCTATTTCACCGTCTATGCTGAGCAAGGGTTCCTCCCCTTCACGCTGCTGGGAGTGAGAGTGAACTGGGAGAGCAATGCCATCAACGACTTTGAGGATTCCTACGGGCAGCAATGGGTAAAGCAGCCCTGAAAATTTCCCTGCCCACCTGCTTGCttaaaaattcccccaaaataaaGGCATAGGAAATGCAAATCAGGCTTAAATGCAAATAGAATTAGTTTTTCATCTCGTGTTCCTGCAGGAGAGACTCTTTAGGGCTTCCTGCCACACAGCTCTTTCATTCAGCCTCTTCTCTTTCATTCATTCTTCCACAATTTGCCACCTTCTCACTCACTCACAGCCTCTGCAGATGCACCTTCCTCTCTGGTTGTGATGGTTAAAAATCAGTCCTCAccatcctctcccagccctgctggtgaGCAGCACCTCTGCCAGGTCCTGTGCagcctccccctccctcccctgcagaATCACAAGGCGCAGGAGGCGTTGATAAATCCATACAAACACCCCTCACCCCCAGCTCGTGCTGCAGCCTCGTGACTCAGTCCCGGAATAAAGCCGGGCCCAAATCTGATCATTCTGTCTCTAAATCTGGAGTAACCCCGCACTCACACCTTGGGCACTGAAATGAAGCCTCCCACGGAGgtttgcagcagcctgggggaggtgggagggtctgattttaaaaggttttggTGTTTCCTTGGCTCTGCAGACCCATTACCAGCGCATGTACCTGCAGTGGACTGGCTACACAGCCTTCTTTGTCAGCATCACCATCCAGCAGGTGGCTGATCTGATCATCAGGAAAACTCGCAGGAATTCCATTTTCCGCCAGGGCCTCTTCAGGTGGGTTTTGCAGAGGCACagtcccaggatggtttgggttggaagagaccttaaagctcggctcatctcatcccagccctgccatgggcagggacaccttccaccaacccaggctgctccagcctggccttgggcactgccagggatccaggggcagccacagcttctcagggaacctgtgccagggcctcacctgGGGAGAATTCCCTCTgagggaaggattttttcctatctaatctaaacctgcagTTCAAGTTAGCCTCCTGCTCCCTTCAGAAGCAGGTGAGCTCAGTGATTTGGCCCTCTCACTTTCAGTCTTTGCCAAAGATTAAGCTTGGCCTTAAACAATCACAAATCtcagacaaatattttattacacctcccctcagcccctttTCTACTTCAGGGTAGggattttctttaaagacaTTGTGCTGGTTATTCTGAAAATGCACCAGCTTAAAACCAACTTTCCATTCATTAAAATGTTTACTGGAAGAAAATGGGAGTTTCTCTTCCAGATTACTTTCTGAACTCCTTATCAAGAGATAGCAAGTCTGGACTCCCTGAGATAACTTTAGGCTCTGGGAAGGGAGATACCAGCTGGCCAAACTCCCCCAGACAGTGCTGGCCGCCCTCTGCAAACCTCCAGTCCCAGGAGAATTCCAAATATCAGCTGGGACAgaggccagcagcagagctggcattGCCTCCCGGGGTTTCTGATAGCAGagcaatttattttccatccttTATCTGCAGCCTACACCTATGTGTGCTTCCTCCTTGCATTAACACCTGAGTCACCCTGAGCGCAGTCCCAGAGCAGCACGAGCcttgaggagctgctctgggtgtctcccacagctggatttgggctgggaatgctgccaggagaggcagcagcacctggggtACAGGACAGaggtgcccagcccagccctgggcctgCAGAGCTCACCCGGAGCAGGGATTGCAGGGATCCAGAAGGTTCCTGCAGGCACACAGGGGGTTAACTCTGGGGTTAATTTAACTCTCACAGGGGTTACGTCAACTCTCCCACAGGGGTTCAGGGGTTTAACTCTGGGGTTAATTCAACTCTCTCACAGGGGGTTAACTCAGCTCTGCCACAGGAGTTTAACTCTGGGATTAACTCTCTTACACGggtttaatttattattatataatattatttataatttaacCCTCTCACAGGGGGTTAACTCTGGGGTTAAATTAAACTCTCACAGGAGTTTAACTCTGAGGTTACTTCAACTCTCTCACAGGGGCTTAACTCTGCTTTGTCACTTTGTCAGAGGGGTTTAACTCTGGGGTTAACTTAACTCTCACAGGGGTTTAACTCTGGGGTTAATTTAACTCTCACAGGGGTTTAACCCTGG
This portion of the Vidua macroura isolate BioBank_ID:100142 chromosome 22, ASM2450914v1, whole genome shotgun sequence genome encodes:
- the ATP12A gene encoding potassium-transporting ATPase alpha chain 2; its protein translation is LQKRSDVYSVEIYGTKDLHKTEIEDEEEKHKDQKGNKRKKKAEDLKKELDLDDHRLSTSELEMKYGTSIDKGLSSARAAEILARDGPNALTPPKATPEIVKFLKQMIGGFSILLWIGAGFSWISFGIQLAQGVDSAFDNLYLGVVLALVVILTGIFAYYQEAKSTNIMASFSKMIPQQAVVLRDAEKKELPADQLVVGDIVEIKGGDRIPADIRLIFTQGCKVDNSSLTGESEPQSRSCDFTHENPLETRNIAFYSTTCVEGTATGIVINTGDRTIIGRIASLASGVGNEKTPIAIEIEHFVYLVAGVAISIGVLFFIISVSMHYKILDSIIFLIGIIVANVPEGLLATVTVSLSLTAKRMAKKNCLVKNLEAVETLGSTSIICSDKTGTLTQNRMTVAHLWFDNQIYSADTSEDQTTQPFDQSSPSWTALSKIVTLCNRAEFRPGQENLPIMKRVVAGDASETALLKFSEVILGDVMSIRAQNKKVAEIPFNSTNKFQLSIHETDDPQDKRFLLVMKGAPERILERCSTIMINGKEEPLDSEKAEAFQTAYMELGGMGERVLGFCHLYLPEKEFPETFQFDTDSMNFPSSNLCFVGLLSMIDPPRSTVPDAVSKCRSAGIKVIMVTGDHPITAKAIAKSVGIISATSETVEDIAKRLNIPVEQVNRREATAAVVNGMELKDMSSEQLDAILREHSEIVFARTSPQQKLIIVEGCQRQGAVVAVTGDGVNDSPALKKADIGIAMGIAGSDAAKNAADMVLLDDNFASIVTGVEEGRLIFDNLKKTIAYTLTKNIAELCPFLIYIIASIPMPIGTITILFIDLGTDIIPSVALAYEKAESDIMNRRPRNKRKDRLVNQQLAVYSYLQIGIMQSVGAFVTYFTVYAEQGFLPFTLLGVRVNWESNAINDFEDSYGQQWTHYQRMYLQWTGYTAFFVSITIQQVADLIIRKTRRNSIFRQGLFRNKVIWVGIFSQIGIALILTYGLGHVTALNFTPLRFQYWFVAVPFAILIWVYDEVRKLLIRRHPGSWWDKNMYY